Proteins encoded together in one Impatiens glandulifera chromosome 1, dImpGla2.1, whole genome shotgun sequence window:
- the LOC124931742 gene encoding protein ALTERED PHOSPHATE STARVATION RESPONSE 1-like — MGNCNCRITREEMVSRCKARKRYMKQLVEARQSYSTSHSIYIRSLRNTGSALLQFATTEINHHLPPPPPNNPTSPPPPPPPMSPIVTPSSTWTIPTVLPPPPPQPAVVSGWDFWDQFIMPPSSSRSETEEEWEMSTTTTGSETTVAAPPTGELAVVVVSCKRNELFEIMKELDECFINAANAGASLSSLLEVSYCNFHPSPASGKNIYGHEKGSSSPIWPWGSCRKTDDSILNIFERNQGEEEGCVGVGSHSSTVEKLYVWEKKLYSEVKNSETLKGELEKKTAQLKKLEINRAEHVKTKKIRNEVEKLESILMVSSQSIETISSEIIKLRETNLYPQLVELVKRSMDMWRTMYESHQIQTQIVKNLKNLNINTIVPSTDSTSEIHQQSTLHLEQELHQWHISFNNLVNSQRDYIQALAGWLRLSLFPLSKTGQDSSIYSLCEELHLAINRVPDKVASEGIKSLLNVIRDVVVQQGEELKQRKRSELVDKHLEKKLADLKIMEESKKKDRVSIKQEKVGAWKAKADEERIRHERLVGVTRATTVNNLQMGLPQVFEAMMGFSNVCIHVYESVYNRAKITLDGNEVKKL, encoded by the exons ATGGGGAACTGTAATTGCAGAATAACTAGAGAAGAGATGGTATCAAGATGCAAAGCGAGAAAGAGATACATGAAACAGCTTGTTGAAGCAAGACAATCTTATTCCACTTCTCATTCTATCTACATTCGATCTCTCCGAAATACAGGCTCAGCTCTACTTCAATTCGCCACAACCGAAATCAATCACCATCTTCCGCCACCACCACCAAATAATCCAACCTCTccgcctccgccgccgccgccgatGAGTCCGATCGTCACTCCTTCATCAACATGGACAATACCCACCGTCCTCCCGCCGCCTCCGCCTCAACCGGCGGTTGTTTCCGGTTGGGATTTCTGGGATCAATTTATCATGCCGCCATCTTCGTCTAGATCGGAAACAGAGGAGGAATGGGAAATGTCGACCACAACTACCGGATCGGAGACGACCGTTGCTGCGCCGCCGACCGGCGAGCTAGCTGTGGTGGTGGTGTCTTGTAAAAGGAATGAGCTTTTCGAAATAATGAAAGAGCTAGATGAATGCTTTATTAATGCAGCCAATGCCGGAgcctctctttcttctctcttggAGGTCTCGTATTGTAATTTCCACCCTTCACCAGCCTCTG GCAAGAATATTTATGGGCATGAAAAGGGTTCAAGTAGTCCAATATGGCCATGGGGATCTTGTCGAAAAACAGATGATTCAATATTGAATATctttgaaagaaatcaaggtGAAGAAGAAGGTTGTGTTGGCGTTGGAAGTCACTCATCCACGGTGGAGAAACTCTATGTTTGGGAGAAGAAATTATACTCAGAAGtcaag AATTCGGAGACTTTGAAAGGTGAGCTTGAAAAGAAGACGGCACAACTCAAGAAATTGGAGATAAATAGGGCGGAACATGTAAAGACCAAGAAAATAAGGAATGAGGTTGAAAAGCTTGAATCAATATTGATGGTTTCCTCTCAATCCATCGAAACCATTTCTTCTGAAATCATCAAATTGAGAGAAACAAATCTCTACCCACAACTTGTTGAGCTTGTTAAAAG ATCGATGGACATGTGGAGAACTATGTACGAAAGCCACCAAATTCAAACCCAAATAGTAAAAAACCTTAAAAATCTCAACATCAACACTATTGTTCCATCAACCGACTCAACTTCCGAAATCCACCAGCAATCGACACTCCACCTTGAACAAGAACTACACCAATGGCACATTTCCTTCAACAACTTAGTGAATTCCCAACGCGACTACATTCAAGCTCTAGCAGGCTGGCTAAGACTCAGTCTCTTCCCATTGTCCAAAACAGGTCAAGACTCCTCAATCTACTCACTTTGCGAGGAATTGCATCTCGCAATTAACCGTGTACCCGATAAGGTCGCTTCTGAAGGGATTAAAAGCTTGTTAAATGTAATCCGCGATGTTGTTGTTCAACAAGGGGAAGAACTAAAACAGAGAAAAAGATCTGAATTGGTAGATAAACATTTGGAGAAGAAATTGGCTGATCTTAAAATAATGGAGGAATCGAAGAAAAAGGACCGGGTTTCGATAAAGCAAGAAAAGGTTGGGGCTTGGAAGGCGAAAGCGGATGAAGAGAGGATTAGACATGAAAGGTTAGTTGGGGTGACAAGGGCAACTACGGTTAATAACTTGCAGATGGGGTTGCCACAAGTGTTTGAGGCGATGATGGGGTTCTCTAATGTATGTATTCATGTTTATGAATCGGTTTATAATCGGGCCAAAATTACTCTTGATGGCAATGAAGTAAAGAAGTTGTAA
- the LOC124921805 gene encoding heavy metal-associated isoprenylated plant protein 26-like: MGGFDHLSDLFSFSHGKSSKNLKKNRQLQTVEIKVKMDCEGCERKVRKSVESMKGVTQVEVDRKLHKVTVIGYVAPEKVLDRLRHRTGKMAELWPYVPYDVVDHPYVAGVYDRKGPPGYVSKSAFEDPRASTLARATSTEVKYTTAFSDENPNACSLM, translated from the exons ATGGGTGGTTTCGATCATCTCTCAGATCTTTTCAGCTTCTCTCATGGCAAAAGTAGTAAGAATCTCAAAAAAAACAGACAGCTACAG ACAGTTGAGATAAAGGTGAAGATGGATTGCGAAGGATGCGAAAGAAAAGTTAGAAAATCGGTGGAAAGCATGAAGGGAGTGACCCAAGTTGAAGTGGACAGGAAGCTACATAAGGTAACAGTTATAGGGTATGTGGCTCCGGAGAAGGTGTTGGATCGGTTAAGGCATCGAACTGGGAAGATGGCAGAGTTATGGCCTTATGTTCCTTATGATGTTGTGGACCACCCTTATGTGGCTGGTGTGTATGATAGAAAAGGGCCTCCAGGATATGTAAGTAAGAGTGCGTTTGAAGATCCTAGAGCTTCAACACTAGCTCGAGCTACCTCTACTGAGGTCAAATACACAACAGCTTTTAGCGACGAAAATCCTAATGCATGTTCTCTCATGTGA
- the LOC124931750 gene encoding protein MID1-COMPLEMENTING ACTIVITY 1-like yields the protein MGSLGDIASVAQLTGIDAVRLIGMIVKAASTARMHKKNCMQFALHLKLIGNLLEQLKISELKKYPETREPLEQLEESLRRSYILVNSCQDRSYLYLLAMGWNIVYQFRKAQNEIDRYLKIIPLITLVDNSRARFKDRLKDIDRDECEYMLDDDDKKVQDVIMKADQCDYHDTTTILKKTLSSSYPNLPFNKAIQKENEKLKFELQRSQANYDVNQCQMIQHLLDVTEVVGSNCISEKSLPKTHKNPRFDLSFFSNDCSLTISSASSSHNDTISTKKSYQRGEWSSDLLDCCSEPLLCIKTCFCPCATFSRIVGVATNRHVSTAEACNDLIAYSLILSCCCYTCCVRRKLRRILNIKGGLVDDFLSHFMCCCCALVQEWREVEIQNVSGPEKRKTIAPQSQYMES from the exons atgggATCTCTTGGGGATATCGCCTCCGTGGCTCAGCTGACCGGCATTGATGCCGTTCGTCTGATCGGAATGATAGTGAAAGCTGCAAGTACGGCTAGAATGCACAAGAAGAACTGCATGCAGTTTGCTTTGCATTTGAAGTTGATTGGTAATCTTCTTGAACAACTGAAGATTTCAGAGCTGAAAAAGTATCCGGAAACACGAGAGCCGCTTGAACAGCTTGAGGAATCATTGAGACGATCTTACATTTTGGTTAATAGTTGTCAGGATCGGAGCTATCTTTACTTGCTAGCAATGGGATGGAACATTGTTTATCAGTTTAGGAAAGCACAGAATGAGATTGATAGATATTTGAAGATTATTCCTCTCATTACTCTAGTTGATAATTCTAGAGCTCGATTCAAG GATAGGTTGAAAGATATTGATAGGGATGAATGTGAATACATGTTGGATGATGATGACAAAAAGGTGCAAGATGTGATTATGAAAGCTGATCAATGTGATTATCATGATACTACAACAATCTTAAAGAAAACACTCTCTTCCTCTTACCCAAACTTGCCTTTCAACAAAGCCATTCaaaaagagaatgaaaaacTTAAGTTTGAACTTCAAAGATCACAAGCTAATTATGATGTAAATCAATGTCAAATGATTCAGCATCTTCTTGATGTTACAGAAGTTGTTGGTTCAAATTGCATTTCAGAGAAAAGTTTGCCAAAAACCCACAAAAATCCAAGGTTTGATTTGTC tttcttttctaatgACTGTAGCCTAACTATTTCTTCGGCTTCGTCGAGTCACAATGATACGATTTCTACTAAAAAGTCGTATCAACGCGGTGAATGGAGTTCAGATTTGCTTGATTGTTGTTCAGAACCACTTTTAT GTATCAAAACTTGTTTTTGTCCTTGTGCTACATTTTCAAGGATTGTCGGCGTCGCCACAAACAGACACGTTT CGACTGCAGAAGCATGTAATGATTTAATAGCTTACTCATTGATTTTATCATGTTGTTGCTATACTTGTTGTGTTAGAAGGAAACTCAGAAGGATATTGAATATCAAG GGAGGGTTGGTGGATGATTTTCTATCTCATTTCATGTGTTGTTGTTGTGCTCTCGTTCAAGAATGGCGGGAAGTTGAGATCCAAAACGTTTCTG GACCGGAGAAGAGGAAAACAATAGCCCCACAGTCACAGTATATGGAGTCGTAA